In Carya illinoinensis cultivar Pawnee chromosome 9, C.illinoinensisPawnee_v1, whole genome shotgun sequence, the following are encoded in one genomic region:
- the LOC122276711 gene encoding syntaxin-71 codes for MSVIDILTRVDAICKKYDKYDVEKQNSLNVAGDDAFARLYAAVEADIEAAVQKAEIASKEKNKASTVALNAEIRRTKARLLEEVPKLQKFAVKKVKGLSGEELAARNDLVLALPDRIQAIPDGTAPAPKQTGGWTTSATRTGIKFDSDGRFDDEYFQQSEESSQFRQEYEMRKMKQDQGLDMISEGLGTLKNMAHDMNEEIDRQVPLMDEMDEKVDKARADLKNTNVRLKDTVNQLRSSRNFCIDIVLLCVILGIAAYLYNVLKK; via the exons ATGAGTGTGATTGACATTTTGACAAGGGTCGACGCGATCTGCAAGAAGTACGATAAATACGACGTCGAGAAGCAGAATAGTCTCAATGTAGCCGGCGACGATGCCTTTGCTCGTCTCTACGCCGCCGTTGAAGCCGACATCGAAGCTGCAGTTCAG AAAGCGGAGATTGCTTCGAAGGAGAAGAATAAGGCATCGACCGTTGCCTTGAATGCGGAGATTCGTCGAACCAAGGCTAGATTGCTAGAGGAGGTCCCCAAGTTGCAGAAATTCGCTGTTAAAAAG GTGAAAGGGCTTTCAGGGGAAGAGCTTGCTGCCCGCAATGATTTGGTTCTTGCACTGCCAGATAGGATCCAAGCCATACCAGATGGGACAGCTCCTGCACCTAAACAAACTGGAGGTTGGACCACCTCGGCTACTCGTACTGGGATCAAGTTTGATTCAG ATGGGCGGTTTGATGATGAATACTTCCAACAAAGTGAGGAGTCAAGTCAATTCAGGCAGGAGTATGAAATGCGGAAAATGAAGCAG GATCAAGGTTTGGATATGATATCAGAAGGTTTGGGTACACTGAAAAACATGGCTCATGATATGAATGAG GAAATAGATAGGCAAGTTCCTTTGATGGACGAGATGGATGAGAAG GTGGACAAGGCCAGAGCTGACCTCAAGAATACCAATGTTAGACTTAAAGACACAGTCAATCAG CTGAGGTCCAGTCGGAATTTTTGTATTGATATTGTTTTGTTGTGTGTAATTCTTGGAATTGCTGCCTATCTTTACAA